The genome window GCTAGGCGCTGCGCTGCTTGCCCGATACCCAGAGGGCGTGCACGACGTCCGCACCGACCGCGCGCTCTATCAGTATGTGACTGACTTAAAAAACAGCTACATGCGCAATGGCGATCTGATCAACAAGGTGGCCTACGACAGCAAGATTCATGTGATCCAGCATGCGTTGGGCCAGCACACCTACATCTCCCGCGTACAAGGCGGCAAGCTGCGAGCCAAGCACGAGATCCGCGTGGCCACATTGTTCAAGACCGTGCCGGCCGAATTCCTGAAGATGATCACGGTGCACGAACTGGCGCACCTGAAAGAAAAGGATCACAACAAGGCGTTCTACAACATGTGCCTGCGCATGGAGCCGCACTATCACCAATACGAATTTGATCTGCGTCTTTATCTGACGCATTT of Achromobacter seleniivolatilans contains these proteins:
- a CDS encoding YgjP-like metallopeptidase domain-containing protein; translated protein: MSTLKYLTGYPESLLMQTQKLLDQGKLGAALLARYPEGVHDVRTDRALYQYVTDLKNSYMRNGDLINKVAYDSKIHVIQHALGQHTYISRVQGGKLRAKHEIRVATLFKTVPAEFLKMITVHELAHLKEKDHNKAFYNMCLRMEPHYHQYEFDLRLYLTHLDATREALWSPKA